One genomic segment of Pseudonocardia sp. T1-2H includes these proteins:
- a CDS encoding RNA polymerase sigma factor, whose translation MVTDEVYPDWEAVYRDNIDRMYRLMFAKVGNRPDAEDLTAEVFVAALRPLRMSASVGEVRAYLLATARTVLADYWRRTLGREVTTIDDEHTETVFADPPVPSQAPGRIAAILGALPDRYRRILELRFLDSYSVREAAAALDLSVANAKVLQHRALRRAAQVAQEVDG comes from the coding sequence GTGGTGACCGACGAGGTCTACCCGGACTGGGAGGCGGTGTACCGGGACAACATCGACCGGATGTACCGGTTGATGTTCGCGAAGGTGGGCAACCGGCCCGATGCGGAGGATCTGACGGCGGAGGTGTTCGTGGCGGCGCTTCGCCCGCTGCGGATGTCTGCCAGCGTCGGGGAGGTACGGGCATATCTGCTGGCCACAGCTCGGACGGTGCTGGCCGACTACTGGCGGCGCACCCTGGGAAGAGAGGTGACGACGATCGACGACGAGCACACGGAGACGGTGTTCGCCGATCCACCGGTCCCTTCGCAGGCCCCCGGCCGGATCGCGGCGATCCTGGGCGCGCTGCCCGACCGGTACCGCCGCATCCTCGAGCTGCGATTCCTCGATTCCTACTCGGTACGCGAGGCCGCGGCCGCCCTGGACCTGAGTGTCGCCAACGCGAAGGTGTTGCAGCATCGGGCACTGCGTCGAGCCGCGCAGGTAGCGCAGGAGGTGGACGGATGA
- a CDS encoding BlaI/MecI/CopY family transcriptional regulator has product MPSLRRSRPFGDLEATVMDRLWTAERPLLVRDVVNLMRPQRTPAYTTVMTVLGNLHRKGWLRRCRDGQAWRYQPVLSRQSYTALLMREALAVSDDRAGVLARFVEEIDPEDAAALAAALREAPEGHRPGTAS; this is encoded by the coding sequence ATGCCGTCCCTGCGCCGATCACGCCCGTTCGGTGACCTGGAGGCCACGGTGATGGACCGGTTGTGGACCGCGGAACGCCCGCTGCTCGTGCGCGACGTGGTCAACCTCATGCGCCCACAGCGAACACCCGCCTACACCACCGTCATGACGGTGCTGGGAAACCTGCACCGCAAGGGATGGTTGCGGCGCTGCCGCGACGGCCAGGCCTGGCGCTACCAGCCGGTGCTCAGCCGACAGTCCTACACCGCCCTGCTCATGCGCGAGGCTCTGGCGGTCAGCGATGACCGGGCCGGGGTCCTGGCGCGCTTCGTCGAGGAGATCGACCCGGAGGATGCCGCGGCCCTCGCCGCGGCGCTGCGCGAGGCGCCCGAGGGGCACCGCCCGGGGACGGCGTCGTGA
- a CDS encoding class I SAM-dependent methyltransferase translates to MSSQDYLFANVADEAELRFAALSALFDPGTFRHVDRLGIDRGWRCWEVGAGGASVPNWLAARAGPNGQVLATDIDTSRITRGLDARVEVQRHDVVLDDPPDGVFDLVHARLVLSHLPARDTALQRMASSLRPGGWLLIEDFDQVQPFACLDAYLPEHHQANKLRDGLRTLLTQRGADLEFARTLPRRLRAQGLTDVGADAYFPVASSDAGALDIANLTQVRAALISKRLASADDIAAHLAAIRTGHLDVATSPLLSAWARRPT, encoded by the coding sequence ATGAGCAGCCAGGACTATCTGTTCGCCAACGTGGCCGACGAGGCGGAGCTGCGTTTTGCCGCGCTGTCGGCGTTGTTCGACCCGGGCACGTTCCGTCACGTCGATCGACTCGGGATCGACCGAGGCTGGCGCTGCTGGGAAGTCGGCGCCGGCGGAGCGTCGGTGCCCAACTGGTTGGCCGCCCGGGCCGGGCCGAACGGGCAGGTCCTGGCCACCGACATCGACACCAGCCGGATCACCCGCGGACTCGATGCGCGTGTCGAGGTCCAACGTCATGACGTGGTGCTCGACGACCCACCGGATGGTGTGTTCGACCTGGTGCACGCCCGACTCGTGCTGAGCCACCTCCCCGCCCGCGACACCGCTCTACAGCGAATGGCGAGTTCGCTGCGCCCCGGTGGCTGGTTGCTGATCGAGGACTTCGACCAAGTACAACCGTTCGCCTGCTTGGACGCCTATCTACCCGAGCACCACCAAGCCAACAAGCTGCGCGATGGCTTGCGCACCCTGCTGACCCAGCGCGGCGCCGATCTGGAGTTTGCACGGACGCTGCCGCGGCGTCTCCGCGCGCAAGGCCTCACCGACGTAGGCGCGGACGCATACTTCCCGGTGGCCTCATCAGATGCCGGCGCACTCGACATCGCCAACCTCACCCAGGTGCGGGCGGCCCTGATCTCGAAGAGACTGGCCAGCGCCGACGACATCGCTGCTCACCTCGCCGCGATCCGCACCGGGCACCTAGATGTGGCGACCTCTCCCCTGCTCTCGGCATGGGCCCGAAGGCCAACGTGA
- a CDS encoding NmrA family NAD(P)-binding protein, with product MLELPLSSERPLQQLARPDLGAFAAEVLAHPDRYLSRRIELASDAPTPAQMATALSGALGRPVRYEPVPLDAIGDLDMHAMWEFLNGPGYRVDITALRGAHPHLSWTSFADWAGHAFGAAS from the coding sequence GTGCTCGAGCTGCCGCTCTCGTCGGAACGGCCACTGCAGCAGCTGGCCCGACCCGACCTCGGCGCTTTCGCCGCCGAGGTTCTCGCCCATCCCGACCGGTACCTGAGCAGACGCATCGAGTTGGCCAGCGACGCGCCCACGCCCGCACAGATGGCCACCGCCCTGAGCGGCGCGCTGGGTCGCCCGGTGCGGTACGAGCCCGTGCCGCTGGACGCGATCGGCGACCTGGACATGCATGCCATGTGGGAGTTCCTGAACGGACCCGGCTACCGGGTCGACATCACCGCCTTGCGCGGCGCCCACCCTCACCTCAGCTGGACCAGCTTCGCCGACTGGGCCGGCCACGCCTTCGGAGCGGCATCATGA
- a CDS encoding DUF308 domain-containing protein encodes MAVTASVDPGRPPPVTRTRPSASSAVAGTSGHSARRWFGSTARWRRRRARRKAAGVTRHPRWTTRLHGTIVAAGAGAQGLNFTLLAIPNLDAYKQAIARAFRSDRAGTVMGYVLLALLSLAAGLGALLWPGITAVVLTVWVVVWAFLTGVVEVALAFRRGEKAGERAARAFGGLVSIALGVVPASARTVGGQGGPGRSTADRGSSALAPSHLLLRPATRFTAEARIPVPNR; translated from the coding sequence GTGGCGGTCACGGCGAGCGTCGACCCGGGCCGGCCGCCGCCGGTGACGAGGACGCGCCCGTCGGCGAGCAGCGCCGTGGCGGGGACGTCCGGGCATAGTGCGCGTCGTTGGTTCGGGTCCACAGCCCGGTGGCGTCGTCGTAGAGCTCGGCGTAAGGCAGCAGGCGTAACGCGGCACCCGCGGTGGACGACACGCCTTCATGGCACGATCGTCGCAGCCGGCGCAGGCGCGCAAGGTCTGAACTTCACGCTCCTCGCGATCCCGAACCTCGACGCCTACAAGCAGGCGATCGCTCGGGCGTTCCGCAGCGACCGCGCCGGAACGGTGATGGGCTATGTGTTGCTCGCTCTACTGTCGCTCGCCGCTGGATTGGGCGCATTGCTCTGGCCCGGGATCACCGCCGTCGTACTGACCGTCTGGGTGGTGGTGTGGGCGTTCCTCACCGGGGTCGTCGAGGTCGCTCTGGCCTTCCGCCGCGGCGAGAAAGCCGGGGAGCGCGCGGCCAGGGCGTTCGGCGGCCTCGTGTCGATCGCGCTCGGCGTGGTGCCGGCATCCGCCCGGACAGTCGGTGGCCAGGGCGGACCAGGCAGGAGTACAGCGGACCGCGGCTCGTCCGCCCTGGCACCGAGTCATCTGCTGCTGAGACCCGCCACCAGGTTCACAGCGGAGGCGAGGATTCCGGTGCCGAACAGGTAG
- a CDS encoding COG4315 family predicted lipoprotein, with the protein MKRRYILAGAIAATVLAGGVGLDAALSGHGGPSSAVYGAAPAAATGIGVATLAPGTALVDGTGHALYLFEADAGTTSTCTGPCAQVWPPLVTHGTPSLVSGAVQARLFGTAPRADGTQQLTYNGHPLYSFAGDKAPGEARGQGLDQFGAAWFVVTPAGDKIDSKRSPETSPAPAPVPPAPARSASGYGY; encoded by the coding sequence ATGAAGCGCAGGTACATCCTCGCAGGCGCCATCGCGGCGACGGTGCTGGCCGGCGGCGTCGGGCTCGACGCGGCGCTGTCGGGCCACGGCGGCCCGTCCTCGGCGGTCTACGGCGCGGCGCCGGCAGCGGCGACCGGGATCGGTGTCGCGACGCTGGCGCCGGGGACCGCGCTGGTCGACGGCACCGGCCACGCCTTGTATTTGTTCGAGGCCGATGCCGGCACCACCTCCACCTGTACCGGGCCGTGCGCGCAGGTGTGGCCGCCGCTGGTCACCCACGGCACCCCGTCGCTCGTGTCCGGCGCCGTGCAGGCCCGGCTGTTCGGGACCGCTCCGCGGGCCGACGGCACCCAGCAGCTCACCTACAACGGCCACCCGCTCTACTCGTTCGCGGGCGACAAGGCCCCTGGCGAGGCCCGCGGGCAGGGCCTCGACCAGTTCGGCGCCGCCTGGTTCGTGGTCACCCCTGCCGGGGACAAGATCGATTCCAAGAGGTCACCTGAGACGAGCCCGGCGCCCGCGCCTGTTCCGCCCGCGCCCGCGCGCTCGGCCAGCGGCTATGGCTACTAG
- a CDS encoding DUF5996 family protein — MSSRWPGCSYRQWAATCDTLHGHVQVLGKLAVSLAPPEPQLQHAALRLTARGWETASLPAPDGSGSLVAGLDLRAHQAVVEHSGGQAERIPLTPDRSVGEVASDVLAAVHRLAGPVDIDPTPQEVPWSVPLTEDQEHTHYDPAQVGDYFAAATQAALVLAAFRAPYRGRSTPVNAWWGSFDLAVNLFSGQPAQPPSDDFIMRNAMDAQEVAVGWWPGDPRYERAAFYAYAHPAPPGFGQARTPPAGARWDADLGEYILDWDDVRAATDPEAAALEFARSAFQHACAFCQWDPALAASAAGTPPPVR, encoded by the coding sequence GTGTCTTCGAGATGGCCGGGGTGTTCCTACCGGCAGTGGGCCGCGACGTGCGACACGCTGCATGGACATGTCCAGGTTCTGGGCAAGCTCGCGGTCAGTCTCGCGCCGCCGGAACCGCAGCTGCAGCACGCGGCGCTGCGGCTGACGGCACGCGGGTGGGAGACCGCCTCGCTGCCCGCCCCGGACGGCTCGGGATCGCTGGTCGCCGGGCTGGATCTGCGGGCACATCAGGCGGTGGTCGAGCACAGCGGCGGGCAGGCCGAGCGCATCCCGCTGACCCCGGACCGGTCGGTCGGCGAGGTGGCCTCGGACGTGCTCGCGGCGGTGCACCGCCTCGCGGGGCCGGTGGACATCGATCCGACACCCCAGGAGGTGCCCTGGAGCGTGCCGCTGACCGAGGACCAGGAGCACACCCACTACGACCCCGCTCAGGTTGGCGACTATTTCGCCGCCGCGACCCAGGCCGCGCTGGTGCTCGCCGCGTTCCGCGCCCCCTACCGCGGCCGGTCGACACCGGTGAACGCCTGGTGGGGCTCGTTCGACCTGGCGGTGAACCTGTTCTCCGGGCAACCCGCGCAGCCACCTTCGGATGACTTCATCATGCGCAACGCTATGGATGCCCAAGAGGTCGCCGTCGGCTGGTGGCCCGGTGACCCGCGCTACGAGAGGGCTGCCTTCTACGCCTATGCCCATCCGGCGCCTCCTGGCTTTGGTCAGGCCCGAACACCGCCTGCGGGCGCCCGCTGGGACGCGGACCTGGGCGAGTACATCCTGGACTGGGACGACGTCCGCGCGGCGACCGACCCAGAGGCCGCCGCGCTGGAGTTTGCCCGCTCGGCGTTCCAACATGCCTGCGCGTTCTGCCAGTGGGACCCGGCGCTCGCCGCGAGCGCGGCCGGAACCCCGCCTCCCGTGAGATGA
- a CDS encoding QcrA and Rieske domain-containing protein, which produces MRERGLGRYVEDLLRGRRPRRFRAEPSDIADLRTAIGLRAARPGSDVPREEFVADLHRRLAADLADVEPTRSVAPLVGRRRMVAQGAAIAAAAAAGAVVDHTLTAGRKDAGPDTGRAADTLMPTHGDWRTVAASDQVPDGAVRAFDLGTVTGFVQRTDGAVRAVSGSCTHQGCRLQLDATSRRLDCPCHTTVFAVTGELLTHQLPVAPAPLPQFATREVDGAVQVYAPPAAT; this is translated from the coding sequence ATGAGGGAGCGCGGGCTGGGCCGGTACGTCGAGGACCTGCTGCGCGGACGACGGCCCCGCCGCTTTCGCGCGGAGCCGAGCGACATCGCCGACCTCCGCACCGCGATCGGCTTGCGGGCCGCGCGGCCGGGCAGCGATGTGCCGCGGGAGGAGTTCGTCGCCGACCTTCACAGGCGGCTGGCCGCCGATCTCGCCGACGTCGAGCCCACCAGGAGCGTCGCCCCCCTCGTGGGCCGTCGGCGCATGGTCGCGCAAGGCGCGGCGATCGCGGCCGCGGCGGCGGCGGGCGCGGTCGTCGACCACACCCTGACCGCCGGCCGCAAGGACGCCGGGCCGGACACGGGCCGGGCTGCGGACACGCTGATGCCGACCCACGGGGACTGGCGCACAGTGGCGGCCAGTGACCAGGTACCCGACGGCGCGGTCCGGGCCTTCGACCTCGGCACCGTCACCGGGTTCGTGCAACGCACCGACGGCGCGGTGCGGGCGGTCTCCGGTTCGTGCACGCACCAGGGCTGCCGCCTGCAGCTCGACGCGACCTCCCGGCGGCTCGACTGCCCTTGCCACACCACCGTCTTCGCTGTGACCGGCGAGCTGCTCACCCACCAACTGCCCGTCGCGCCCGCTCCCCTGCCACAGTTCGCCACCCGGGAGGTCGACGGCGCCGTACAGGTCTATGCGCCTCCGGCGGCCACCTGA
- a CDS encoding M56 family metallopeptidase, with product MTVGGTLILYAMVVGFAGPAGFRRAVWPLRAPRLGAAAVLAAAWSVPVALILAGVTIALPASALSTDLGQLIGACLARLRAAYGTPGAAGVITAGQVLSVATAARIAWAAGRVARRRRRQGRRHQLLVRLVGHRRPDLPAMVLDCPGAVAYSIAGRHPAVVVSSGAIDLLTEPQLGAVLAHENAHLLARHHRWQVTAALAAAAMPIVPMLREAPARVGRLLEMDADELAADHHEPRVLASALVAVTSAGGSTAGGAPIRPAATPTSTGADAAARIHRLLCPPDQLPRRRRTLMRAAVVAVTVAPLALATAPALVALH from the coding sequence GTGACCGTCGGCGGCACCCTGATCCTCTACGCGATGGTGGTCGGCTTTGCCGGCCCGGCCGGCTTCCGCCGCGCGGTCTGGCCGCTGCGGGCGCCACGATTGGGCGCCGCGGCGGTGCTCGCCGCGGCCTGGTCGGTGCCCGTCGCGCTCATCCTGGCCGGCGTAACGATCGCGCTGCCCGCGAGCGCCCTGTCCACCGACCTCGGCCAGTTGATCGGCGCCTGCCTCGCCCGGTTGCGCGCCGCCTACGGCACGCCGGGCGCAGCCGGGGTCATCACGGCGGGGCAGGTCCTCTCCGTGGCCACCGCAGCGCGCATCGCGTGGGCCGCGGGCCGGGTCGCACGCCGGCGGCGTAGGCAGGGACGCCGCCACCAGTTGCTGGTCAGGTTGGTGGGCCACCGTCGGCCCGACCTCCCGGCGATGGTGCTCGACTGCCCCGGGGCCGTCGCCTACAGCATCGCCGGCCGGCACCCGGCCGTCGTCGTCTCCAGTGGGGCCATCGATCTCCTCACCGAGCCGCAACTCGGCGCCGTGCTCGCCCACGAGAACGCGCACCTGCTCGCCCGGCATCACCGCTGGCAGGTCACAGCGGCCCTCGCCGCCGCCGCGATGCCCATCGTGCCGATGCTGCGGGAGGCCCCCGCCCGGGTGGGCCGGCTCCTCGAGATGGACGCCGACGAGCTCGCCGCGGATCATCACGAGCCACGGGTGCTCGCAAGCGCGCTGGTCGCCGTCACCTCCGCGGGAGGAAGTACAGCAGGCGGCGCCCCGATCCGGCCGGCCGCGACGCCGACCTCCACCGGAGCCGACGCCGCCGCCCGGATCCATCGCCTCCTGTGCCCGCCGGACCAGCTGCCCCGCCGGCGCCGGACCCTGATGCGCGCGGCCGTCGTGGCCGTGACCGTGGCGCCACTCGCCCTCGCGACGGCGCCCGCCCTCGTCGCGCTGCATTAG
- a CDS encoding transposase family protein: protein MGCSDCGAVAELHDHRPCWVRDLPTGGRPVTLVWIKGVWRCAHPVCRRRTWTETSDQIARARLAGHGRGGRAGLPTAATPQRCAPPFPRRCG, encoded by the coding sequence GTGGGCTGCTCGGACTGCGGCGCGGTGGCCGAGTTGCATGATCATCGGCCGTGCTGGGTGCGGGACCTGCCCACGGGCGGTCGCCCGGTGACGCTGGTGTGGATCAAGGGGGTGTGGCGGTGCGCGCACCCGGTGTGCCGGCGGCGGACGTGGACCGAGACCAGCGACCAGATCGCGCGAGCCCGCCTGGCGGGCCACGGTCGAGGTGGCCGCGCTGGGCTCCCTACCGCGGCTACGCCTCAGCGCTGCGCACCGCCCTTCCCGAGGCGGTGCGGGTAG
- a CDS encoding DUF1345 domain-containing protein codes for MGVAFLVGVAVAVPTALVISVPLGLLIGWDTTAVVYLIWLWTAIGPRDAAQTAARATTADPDRRITDVLLLTASVASLVAVGFVLARAGQNQGVEELLRIALAVASLALSWAVVHTVFALRYALLYYSGAEGGIDFNEPDPPTFGDFAYLAFTIGMTFQVSDTPLRSKDIRRTALRHGLLSYLFGTGILASAVNLVAGLSSR; via the coding sequence GTGGGCGTCGCTTTCCTGGTCGGCGTGGCGGTGGCCGTGCCCACCGCCCTGGTCATCTCGGTTCCGTTGGGGTTGCTGATCGGGTGGGACACGACCGCGGTGGTGTACCTGATCTGGTTGTGGACCGCCATCGGTCCCCGCGATGCCGCGCAGACTGCGGCTCGAGCCACCACCGCCGACCCGGACCGGAGGATCACCGATGTGCTCCTGCTGACAGCCTCGGTCGCCAGCCTGGTCGCCGTCGGCTTCGTGCTGGCCCGTGCCGGGCAGAATCAGGGCGTTGAGGAATTACTCCGGATCGCGCTCGCCGTTGCGTCGCTGGCGCTGTCATGGGCCGTGGTTCATACCGTGTTCGCGCTGCGCTACGCCCTGCTGTACTACTCCGGAGCCGAAGGGGGCATCGACTTCAACGAGCCCGATCCGCCGACCTTTGGCGACTTCGCCTACCTTGCGTTCACCATCGGGATGACCTTCCAGGTCTCCGACACGCCGCTACGGTCCAAGGACATCCGCCGAACCGCGCTGCGTCACGGTCTGCTGTCCTACCTGTTCGGCACCGGAATCCTCGCCTCCGCTGTGAACCTGGTGGCGGGTCTCAGCAGCAGATGA
- a CDS encoding DUF2235 domain-containing protein: protein MRHLVVCFDGTWQGRIADSNVWRLSTAFVAPAGDPPAHYVPGVGASWIGAAKLRAGVTGAGLDEAILDGYGWLVETFRAGDRISLFGFSRGAYTARSLAGMIGRIGLVDGTGLDERERTAAVRRAYARYRALRDTPVDDTWSADLQFAYAAGDNDIPIEFIGVWDTVGALGIPAYIGVPDLLHSRERYEFLDVELDPRIPHARHALSLDEIRGPFRPTLWKDPAPGQDMRQVWFPGDHCDVGGGHPEKQLSDVALEWMTHEATAAVGLAFDLGLIDGFAPSPQGRAHGFDTGLKGAVLEIGYQPRPRAVPRIDAAHPDPTVSDSAHERQRRTGYRATVTPAVGDTATAIVYADRAWTDTGLYLDAGEYKFSATGRWSSAGNSSGPEGETGMWHLSGGTFAGIVDRIENRLRTVLNNDKAELLGTRRDNDLPWMSLVGRVANERTVPIAGARPPQATTRVEPDDTLALGAAGAAHPDRPGYLYAYPNDALGFYGNNSGAVTLTVTRTG, encoded by the coding sequence ATGCGTCATCTGGTGGTGTGCTTCGACGGCACCTGGCAGGGCCGGATCGCGGACAGCAATGTGTGGAGGCTGTCGACAGCGTTCGTCGCGCCGGCCGGTGATCCGCCGGCGCATTACGTGCCCGGGGTCGGCGCGTCGTGGATCGGGGCCGCGAAGCTGCGGGCCGGGGTGACCGGGGCAGGTCTGGACGAGGCGATCCTCGACGGCTACGGCTGGCTGGTCGAGACGTTCCGGGCCGGCGACCGGATCTCGTTGTTCGGGTTCAGCCGCGGCGCCTACACCGCCCGCAGCCTCGCCGGCATGATCGGCCGGATCGGGCTGGTCGACGGCACCGGCCTGGACGAGCGGGAGCGGACGGCGGCCGTGCGCCGCGCGTACGCCCGCTACCGGGCGTTACGTGACACGCCCGTCGATGACACCTGGAGCGCGGACCTGCAGTTCGCCTACGCCGCCGGCGACAATGACATCCCGATCGAGTTCATCGGGGTCTGGGACACCGTCGGCGCCCTGGGCATCCCGGCCTACATCGGCGTTCCCGACCTGCTGCACTCCCGCGAGCGCTACGAGTTCCTCGACGTCGAGCTCGACCCACGCATCCCGCACGCGCGCCACGCCCTCTCCCTCGACGAGATCCGCGGGCCCTTCCGGCCCACCCTGTGGAAGGATCCCGCGCCCGGCCAGGACATGCGGCAGGTCTGGTTCCCCGGCGATCATTGCGACGTCGGCGGCGGCCACCCCGAGAAGCAGCTCAGCGACGTAGCGCTGGAGTGGATGACCCACGAGGCGACCGCCGCGGTCGGCCTCGCCTTTGACCTCGGGCTCATCGACGGGTTCGCGCCCTCGCCGCAGGGCCGCGCGCACGGGTTCGACACCGGCCTCAAGGGCGCCGTCCTCGAGATCGGCTACCAGCCCCGGCCCCGCGCGGTCCCGCGGATCGACGCGGCCCATCCGGACCCGACGGTGTCGGACTCGGCCCACGAGCGCCAGCGGCGCACCGGCTACCGCGCCACCGTCACCCCGGCCGTAGGCGACACCGCGACGGCCATCGTCTACGCCGACCGGGCCTGGACCGACACCGGTCTCTACCTGGACGCCGGCGAGTACAAGTTCTCCGCGACGGGCCGGTGGTCCAGCGCGGGGAACTCCAGCGGCCCCGAAGGCGAGACCGGGATGTGGCACCTGTCCGGCGGCACGTTCGCCGGGATCGTCGACCGGATCGAGAACCGGCTGCGGACCGTCCTGAACAACGACAAGGCCGAGCTCCTCGGGACCCGACGGGACAACGACCTGCCCTGGATGTCCCTGGTCGGGCGGGTGGCCAACGAGAGAACGGTGCCGATCGCGGGCGCACGACCGCCACAGGCGACGACCAGGGTCGAACCCGACGACACGCTCGCACTCGGCGCCGCCGGCGCCGCCCACCCCGACCGGCCCGGCTACCTCTACGCCTATCCCAACGACGCGCTCGGCTTCTACGGCAACAACTCCGGAGCCGTGACCCTGACCGTTACCCGGACCGGCTGA
- a CDS encoding phospholipase D-like domain-containing protein, whose translation MCSPRALGHNKFLVICDHGEAPRWVWTGSQNWTMTGLCTQANNSVLIDDGELAGEYRRQWDLLRDAGDATPQTLREENTKPRDVPADPARVRLWFTPTVEQADLADGREIITAAQRAVLFLMFNPGPQQTLLNTILDLARAGRDGERLYIRGVLNQDPGTTAHPVHLFDQQNTQKADFEVVLPAAIDAPTTFFREELKKLDRAFAMVHSKVILVDPLGPDPVVLTGSHNLGPKASGTNDENLLIIRNAPALAAAYATNVMAVYNQYRWRFRRHLQPPAERWKGLVDGDNWQHGYLQADSPALRELNFWVGE comes from the coding sequence ATGTGCTCACCGCGCGCCCTGGGGCACAACAAGTTCCTCGTCATCTGTGATCACGGCGAGGCGCCGCGCTGGGTGTGGACCGGCAGCCAGAACTGGACCATGACCGGGCTGTGCACTCAGGCCAACAACTCGGTCCTGATCGACGATGGGGAGCTGGCCGGCGAATACCGGCGACAGTGGGACCTGCTGCGCGACGCCGGCGACGCCACCCCGCAGACCTTGCGGGAGGAGAACACCAAGCCCCGCGACGTCCCCGCCGATCCCGCCCGGGTGCGGCTGTGGTTCACCCCCACCGTCGAGCAGGCCGATCTCGCCGACGGCCGCGAGATCATCACCGCGGCCCAGCGAGCCGTCCTGTTCCTGATGTTCAACCCCGGACCGCAGCAGACCCTGCTGAACACGATCCTCGACCTGGCCCGGGCCGGCCGGGACGGCGAGCGGCTCTACATCCGCGGGGTGCTCAACCAGGACCCCGGCACCACGGCTCACCCGGTGCACCTGTTCGACCAACAGAACACCCAGAAGGCCGACTTCGAGGTGGTGCTGCCCGCCGCCATCGACGCGCCCACCACCTTCTTCCGCGAGGAGCTGAAGAAGCTGGACCGCGCGTTCGCGATGGTGCACAGCAAGGTCATCCTGGTCGACCCGCTCGGGCCCGATCCCGTGGTGCTGACCGGCTCGCACAACCTGGGCCCCAAGGCCAGCGGGACCAACGACGAGAACCTGCTGATCATCCGGAACGCCCCCGCCCTGGCCGCCGCCTACGCGACCAACGTCATGGCCGTCTACAACCAGTACCGGTGGCGGTTCCGCCGGCACCTGCAGCCACCGGCCGAGCGGTGGAAGGGACTGGTCGACGGCGACAACTGGCAGCACGGATACCTACAAGCGGACAGCCCGGCGCTGCGCGAACTCAACTTCTGGGTCGGGGAGTAG
- a CDS encoding sigma-70 family RNA polymerase sigma factor gives MTTVLTRPLRPPAGTLHVRTAPVRPDAAGSGDALRVLYRDHAAALLAYAEWFTDDRPAAEDAVQETFLRAWRNLPRLQVDERPLRPWLRQVLRHVLIDAARAARARPVGLPDDTLMDREVDGGYEDMLDRGMLARALRQLSPAHRQVLVEIYYHDAPAEQVAAELGVPAGTVRSRLYYALRALRRQLTDFTDAPLPVRC, from the coding sequence ATGACCACGGTTCTCACCCGTCCGCTGCGACCTCCCGCAGGCACCCTCCACGTCCGGACCGCCCCGGTCCGGCCCGACGCCGCCGGTTCCGGGGACGCACTGCGTGTCCTCTACCGCGACCATGCGGCAGCGCTGCTCGCCTACGCCGAGTGGTTCACCGACGACCGGCCGGCCGCCGAGGATGCCGTCCAGGAAACGTTCCTCCGCGCGTGGCGCAACCTGCCTCGTCTGCAGGTCGATGAGCGGCCGCTGCGGCCGTGGTTGCGGCAGGTGCTGCGCCACGTCCTGATCGACGCCGCCCGGGCTGCCCGGGCGCGCCCGGTCGGCCTGCCCGACGACACCCTCATGGACCGGGAGGTCGACGGCGGCTACGAGGACATGCTGGACCGCGGGATGCTCGCCCGGGCACTCCGCCAGCTGTCCCCCGCTCACCGGCAGGTGCTGGTGGAGATCTACTACCACGACGCCCCCGCCGAGCAGGTCGCCGCCGAGCTCGGCGTTCCGGCGGGTACCGTGCGGTCCAGGCTGTACTACGCCCTGCGCGCGCTCCGCCGGCAGCTCACCGACTTCACCGACGCGCCGCTGCCGGTCCGATGCTGA